In Novosphingobium sp. MMS21-SN21R, a single genomic region encodes these proteins:
- a CDS encoding TonB-dependent receptor domain-containing protein yields the protein MAMANRTTSFVRLFVAASTAALALGSAMPAFAQEAQAQAEPAPTTGEIVVTAQFREQRLQDTPLSITAVDAALLSSRNQTDISQIAAQAPNVQLTQMGGAFGSSMAAYIRGIGQYDFNPAYEPGVGIYIDDVYFATLTGSVMDLLDLDRVEVLRGPQGTLTGRNSIGGAIKLFSAKPTSGNSGTVEATYGSRQRTDIRATANFELAENLYARIAGVYKRQEGYVDQIDYGCANPGNPLGIGGNASTPSDCVVAKLGEKSYAGLRGSLRYNPTDNFDWIVTGDYTYENRTNAAGVMSATLPAKTGGVDFTCGRFCTYANFYMPAGGQATQAYYTPNTTRFEGWGVSSNLTIGLSDSLKLQAITAYRKYNQTFGTDDDYTPFSLIAGAGFNDLDFKFFSQELRLNGQIGDNIDWTVGGFYNNQTSVYFTRQDIRYIVPIGVPALFLQFQGNDPIKANSKAAFGTVILHPSDAFTITGGIRYTKEHKDYTFVRTQWDGGTLNDIFGVGALNGTKANYDGEKVDWRLSVDYRFSPEVLAYATVSTGFKGGGVTARPFTKNQAVNGTFDPETLRAYEVGLKTDLFDRMVRLNLSAFYNDYKNIQLPIGDCSALDGFAPGTDPFPCAAIQNAGDGEMYGLEAEFSAHPVEGLDIDASLSWIDGKWKRIDTAAQGALRVEDPITTPAWRGSLGIQYKADLGTSGSITPRFDLTYVGKQTIGRLINAGVFSPLQYNPSITLGNARLTWKNEAEDLAVSVEVQNLFDKYYYLPLRFAAVYAFVGTAYSNVGRPREWALTVRKTF from the coding sequence ATGGCGATGGCCAACCGTACCACATCATTCGTGCGCCTTTTTGTTGCGGCCAGCACCGCAGCATTGGCGCTTGGTTCCGCCATGCCAGCCTTTGCGCAGGAAGCGCAGGCCCAGGCCGAACCCGCCCCGACCACAGGCGAAATCGTCGTCACCGCCCAGTTCCGCGAACAGCGCCTGCAGGACACGCCCCTGTCGATCACGGCGGTTGATGCTGCATTGCTGTCCTCGCGCAACCAGACCGATATCTCGCAGATTGCAGCGCAGGCGCCTAACGTGCAGTTGACCCAGATGGGCGGCGCATTCGGCTCGTCGATGGCCGCCTATATCCGCGGCATCGGCCAGTATGACTTCAACCCCGCTTATGAACCGGGCGTCGGCATCTATATCGACGATGTCTATTTCGCCACGCTCACCGGCTCGGTCATGGATCTGCTCGATCTCGATCGCGTCGAAGTGCTGCGCGGTCCGCAGGGCACGCTCACCGGCCGTAACTCGATCGGCGGCGCCATCAAGCTGTTCTCGGCCAAGCCGACTTCGGGCAACAGCGGCACGGTTGAAGCGACGTATGGTTCGCGTCAGCGCACCGACATTCGCGCCACCGCGAACTTCGAACTTGCCGAAAACCTCTATGCCCGCATCGCCGGCGTCTACAAGCGCCAGGAAGGCTATGTCGACCAGATCGACTATGGCTGCGCAAACCCCGGCAATCCGCTCGGCATCGGCGGCAACGCTTCAACACCGTCCGACTGCGTCGTCGCCAAGCTTGGTGAGAAGAGCTACGCCGGTCTGCGCGGATCGCTGCGCTACAATCCGACCGACAACTTCGACTGGATCGTCACGGGCGACTACACTTACGAGAACCGCACCAACGCCGCTGGCGTGATGAGCGCGACCCTGCCTGCGAAGACCGGCGGCGTCGATTTCACCTGCGGCCGTTTCTGCACCTATGCCAACTTCTACATGCCGGCAGGCGGCCAGGCCACGCAGGCCTATTACACCCCGAACACCACCCGCTTCGAAGGCTGGGGCGTTTCGAGCAACCTGACCATCGGACTGTCGGATTCGCTCAAGCTGCAGGCGATCACCGCCTATCGCAAGTACAACCAGACCTTCGGGACGGACGACGATTACACGCCGTTCAGCCTGATTGCCGGTGCGGGCTTCAACGATCTTGATTTCAAGTTCTTCAGCCAGGAACTGCGCCTCAATGGCCAGATCGGTGACAACATCGATTGGACCGTCGGCGGCTTCTACAACAACCAGACCTCGGTCTACTTCACCCGCCAGGACATCCGCTATATTGTCCCGATCGGCGTGCCCGCACTGTTCCTGCAGTTCCAGGGCAACGATCCGATCAAGGCCAACAGCAAGGCGGCCTTCGGTACGGTCATCCTGCACCCGTCAGATGCGTTCACCATCACCGGCGGCATTCGCTACACCAAGGAGCACAAGGACTATACCTTCGTGCGTACCCAGTGGGACGGCGGCACGCTGAACGACATTTTCGGCGTCGGCGCGCTTAATGGCACCAAGGCCAATTATGATGGCGAAAAAGTCGATTGGCGCCTGTCGGTCGATTACCGCTTCAGCCCCGAAGTGCTTGCTTATGCAACGGTCAGCACCGGCTTCAAGGGTGGCGGCGTCACCGCACGTCCGTTCACCAAGAACCAGGCCGTCAACGGCACGTTCGATCCTGAAACGCTGCGCGCCTATGAAGTGGGTCTCAAGACCGACCTGTTCGACCGCATGGTCCGCCTGAACCTCTCGGCCTTCTACAACGATTACAAGAACATCCAGCTGCCGATCGGCGACTGTTCGGCGCTTGACGGTTTTGCTCCGGGCACCGATCCGTTCCCATGCGCCGCTATCCAGAACGCCGGTGACGGCGAGATGTATGGCCTCGAAGCCGAGTTCTCGGCCCACCCGGTCGAAGGCCTCGATATCGATGCCTCGCTCAGCTGGATCGACGGCAAGTGGAAGCGGATCGACACGGCGGCGCAGGGTGCGCTTCGCGTTGAAGATCCGATCACCACGCCGGCATGGCGCGGTTCGCTGGGCATCCAGTACAAGGCTGATCTGGGCACCTCGGGTTCGATCACGCCGCGTTTCGACCTGACCTATGTCGGCAAGCAGACGATTGGCCGCCTGATCAACGCCGGCGTGTTCAGCCCGCTACAGTACAACCCGTCGATCACGCTGGGCAATGCGCGCCTGACCTGGAAGAACGAAGCCGAAGACCTCGCCGTCTCGGTCGAAGTCCAGAACCTGTTCGACAAGTACTACTATCTGCCGCTGCGCTTTGCTGCGGTCTATGCCTTCGTCGGCACGGCCTACTCCAATGTCGGTCGTCCGCGTGAATGGGCGCTCACCGTGCGCAAGACATTCTGA
- a CDS encoding MarR family winged helix-turn-helix transcriptional regulator, which translates to MDGPRHLHQNAPSAIDGIAIDGNVAMLVDLLKLATFIGGPMREGVADPMGITANDLRIVLALGGEGELAGHELSEIMGVTPMNVSRAITGLMQRGLVEPGLDQSNRRRKPVRLTAEGERLFCDTIPAMAQVGADLFKGVPQRDRDAFRRVAAAVLARIVRWGD; encoded by the coding sequence ATGGACGGTCCGAGGCATCTACATCAAAACGCCCCATCCGCGATCGATGGGATCGCCATCGATGGCAATGTCGCCATGCTGGTCGACCTGCTTAAACTCGCCACATTCATTGGTGGGCCGATGCGCGAAGGCGTGGCCGACCCGATGGGCATAACGGCCAACGATCTGCGAATCGTGCTGGCGCTGGGCGGCGAAGGTGAACTTGCCGGGCACGAACTTTCCGAAATCATGGGCGTGACACCGATGAACGTGAGCCGCGCGATCACCGGCCTGATGCAACGCGGGCTGGTCGAGCCGGGGCTCGACCAATCCAACCGCAGACGCAAGCCAGTCCGCCTGACCGCCGAAGGTGAGCGCCTGTTCTGCGACACGATCCCGGCCATGGCCCAGGTCGGCGCCGACTTGTTCAAGGGCGTGCCCCAGCGCGACCGCGACGCTTTCCGCCGGGTCGCCGCTGCTGTGCTTGCGAGAATCGTCCGTTGGGGCGACTGA
- a CDS encoding nuclear transport factor 2 family protein has protein sequence MTDVDTRLAALEARVTELEDLNAIRRLQWAYGYYIDYNRPEEVAGLFAKDGAVVFLSGEYRGYEGVMRLYGTWFQNLFTGGRRGPVHGLLLDHFQMQDVITVAADGQSAKGRFRAILAGGWHDEVINDKPEGVPQQFWECGMYENDYVKEDGVWKIKRLDYLMQWQADYETGWAKTIAHLQPAAVCYPENPIGPDVLLPETEIRQTWPHRQDVPMSFAHPVLAKSFALGDFSKLQQKWP, from the coding sequence ATGACCGATGTCGATACGCGCCTCGCCGCCCTCGAGGCACGGGTGACCGAACTGGAAGATCTCAACGCCATTCGCCGCCTGCAATGGGCCTATGGCTACTACATCGATTACAACCGCCCCGAAGAAGTGGCCGGGCTGTTCGCCAAGGACGGCGCGGTGGTGTTCCTCTCGGGCGAATATCGCGGCTACGAAGGCGTGATGCGCCTTTATGGCACATGGTTCCAGAACCTGTTCACCGGCGGGCGGCGCGGGCCGGTCCATGGCCTCCTGCTCGATCATTTCCAGATGCAGGACGTTATCACCGTCGCGGCTGACGGACAGAGCGCCAAGGGCCGTTTTCGCGCGATCCTCGCAGGCGGGTGGCACGATGAGGTTATTAACGACAAGCCCGAAGGCGTACCCCAGCAGTTCTGGGAATGCGGCATGTACGAGAACGATTACGTCAAGGAAGACGGTGTCTGGAAGATCAAGCGGCTCGACTATCTGATGCAGTGGCAGGCGGATTACGAGACTGGCTGGGCCAAGACCATCGCGCACCTTCAGCCTGCCGCCGTCTGTTACCCGGAAAATCCCATCGGCCCGGACGTGCTCCTGCCCGAAACAGAGATTCGCCAGACCTGGCCCCACCGCCAGGATGTACCGATGAGCTTTGCCCATCCGGTTCTGGCAAAGTCATTCGCCCTCGGCGATTTCTCCAAACTTCAGCAGAAGTGGCCCTGA
- a CDS encoding dienelactone hydrolase family protein, translating into MCDEMTEAENATWMRDKGLNRREFASVGAGAAALSMLPGCTTAGEMSSSATASRTVLIDTPAGKADAFFVYPSKGKHPAVIMWPDIAGLRDAYQQMGTRLAAAGFAVLVVNQYYRSSPAPVLNSLMEWRAPAGAAKLKPMIAAITPAGTISDAAAFVGWLDGQKEVDTKKRIGTCGYCMGGPFTVRTAFANPARVGAAASFHGGGLVGDGADAPNKLLASTKAAYLIAIAQNDDERAPDEKKVLRAAADAAGRPAEIEVYPAQHGWCTLDAPIYDREQAEKAWGRMLALFAANL; encoded by the coding sequence ATGTGCGATGAGATGACCGAGGCCGAGAACGCCACGTGGATGCGGGACAAGGGGCTGAACCGGCGCGAATTTGCCAGTGTCGGCGCAGGCGCCGCAGCGCTTTCCATGCTGCCCGGCTGCACAACGGCGGGGGAAATGTCGTCATCGGCCACGGCCAGCCGCACCGTGCTTATCGATACGCCCGCCGGGAAGGCCGATGCGTTCTTCGTCTATCCGTCGAAAGGCAAGCACCCGGCGGTCATCATGTGGCCCGACATTGCAGGGCTGCGCGATGCCTACCAGCAGATGGGCACGCGGCTGGCTGCGGCGGGTTTTGCCGTGCTGGTGGTGAACCAGTATTACCGTTCAAGCCCCGCACCGGTCCTGAATTCGCTGATGGAATGGCGCGCGCCAGCGGGCGCGGCCAAGCTCAAGCCGATGATCGCGGCGATCACGCCCGCTGGCACGATTTCGGATGCGGCGGCCTTCGTCGGCTGGCTCGACGGACAGAAGGAAGTCGACACCAAAAAGCGCATTGGCACCTGCGGCTATTGCATGGGCGGACCGTTCACCGTGCGCACCGCTTTTGCCAATCCGGCGCGCGTAGGCGCGGCTGCCTCGTTCCACGGCGGCGGTTTGGTGGGCGATGGTGCAGACGCGCCAAACAAGCTGCTCGCCAGCACCAAGGCCGCCTACCTCATCGCCATCGCCCAAAACGATGACGAACGCGCGCCCGACGAGAAAAAGGTGCTGCGCGCTGCGGCCGATGCAGCAGGGCGGCCTGCGGAGATCGAAGTCTACCCCGCGCAACACGGCTGGTGCACCCTCGACGCGCCAATCTACGACCGCGAGCAGGCGGAAAAGGCCTGGGGCCGGATGCTGGCGCTGTTTGCGGCGAATTTATGA
- a CDS encoding NAD(P)H-binding protein: MGKIVITGASGNYGRGVTDRLIARFSEQRRAADLILISRKPEKLADRAAQGCDVRYGDFDKPETLAAAVQGATRMLLISGTRVGARVEQHKAAIDAAAAAGVAHIIYTSFIGIDDPANPAEVRHDHIETEALMKASGCAWTMLRDAHYADAMILMAGPGVMQTGKWFSNAGEGREAMVWRDDCIESAVAVLTGEGHENRTYNITGPELQTFREVTALMAEITGKPLEYVSLDDDGQYAMFDAMGIPRRPVDDQSVAGIPWNSDDMVTFGAAIREGFLELCSDDVERLTGRKARSVRQMIEENAEMLRGAA; the protein is encoded by the coding sequence ATGGGCAAGATCGTCATCACCGGCGCCTCGGGCAACTATGGCCGGGGCGTCACCGACCGTCTGATCGCGCGCTTTAGTGAACAGCGGCGCGCCGCCGACCTGATCCTGATCTCGCGCAAGCCCGAGAAGCTGGCCGACCGCGCCGCGCAAGGCTGCGATGTGCGCTACGGCGATTTCGACAAGCCCGAGACGCTGGCTGCGGCAGTGCAGGGGGCGACCAGAATGCTGCTCATCTCCGGCACGCGCGTCGGCGCGCGGGTGGAGCAGCACAAGGCCGCGATCGATGCCGCCGCTGCAGCGGGCGTGGCTCACATCATCTACACCAGCTTCATCGGCATCGATGACCCCGCCAACCCCGCCGAAGTCCGCCACGATCACATCGAGACCGAAGCCCTGATGAAGGCCAGCGGTTGTGCGTGGACCATGCTGCGTGACGCGCACTATGCCGACGCCATGATCCTCATGGCAGGACCCGGCGTGATGCAGACCGGCAAGTGGTTCTCCAACGCAGGCGAAGGCCGCGAAGCGATGGTCTGGCGCGACGACTGCATCGAAAGCGCTGTCGCTGTGCTGACCGGCGAGGGCCACGAGAACCGCACCTACAACATCACCGGCCCGGAATTGCAGACCTTCCGCGAAGTGACTGCGCTGATGGCGGAGATCACCGGCAAGCCGCTCGAATACGTCTCACTGGACGACGACGGACAATACGCGATGTTCGACGCCATGGGCATCCCCCGCCGCCCGGTCGATGACCAGTCGGTGGCAGGAATCCCGTGGAACAGCGATGACATGGTCACCTTCGGCGCGGCCATCCGCGAGGGGTTTCTGGAGTTGTGCAGCGATGATGTCGAGCGCCTGACCGGCCGCAAGGCGCGCTCGGTGCGCCAGATGATCGAGGAAAACGCGGAGATGCTGCGGGGAGCGGCGTAA
- a CDS encoding carotenoid oxygenase family protein, whose amino-acid sequence MGAFPQTPYFLGLNEPVGQEVALHGLKIEGDLPAEVRGSFYRAIPDPAFAPRFENDHTLSGDGMVSRLSFNADGTADFVQKYVETARYKAEKAAGKALFGKYRNPFTDDAEVQGTDRTVANTTPIWHAGRLLMAKEDGRPYRVDPRTLATIGSYDFGGALKSETMTAHVRIDAATGELFFYGYEADGQASAKVAYCVVAPDGTLKSEQWFDAPYCAMMHDFTISENYALFPIYPTTSDLDRLKAGGEHWHHEPELDSWLGVMPRYGDVSEIKWFKGPKGCHSYHMMNAWEDADGLLHFDACLNNTNAFAFIREPSGIHMGPQDVVGALTRWTVDPKADGGDVTETLIGPPGDFPVIPAKMQGKPYKFGFMLSMNPALQGPPLFAGPVGVSFNMLLRLDGMDTPAPQVTGALPLPPMAGYNEPVHVPAADPAHDGWLVFIVDQQIGDNQFHHEAWVVDAGNIGAGAVAKVVIPTRLRPQVHGWWVPQAQLDAL is encoded by the coding sequence ATGGGCGCTTTTCCGCAGACGCCGTATTTCCTCGGACTGAACGAGCCGGTTGGGCAGGAAGTCGCGCTTCACGGCCTCAAGATCGAAGGCGATCTGCCCGCCGAAGTGCGTGGCAGCTTCTATCGCGCAATCCCCGATCCCGCCTTCGCCCCCCGGTTTGAAAACGACCATACCCTCTCGGGCGACGGCATGGTCAGCCGCCTGTCGTTCAATGCTGATGGCACCGCCGATTTCGTGCAAAAGTATGTCGAAACCGCGCGCTACAAGGCGGAAAAGGCGGCGGGCAAGGCCCTGTTCGGCAAGTACCGCAACCCTTTCACCGATGATGCAGAGGTGCAAGGCACCGACCGCACCGTGGCCAACACCACCCCGATCTGGCATGCCGGGCGGCTGCTCATGGCCAAGGAAGATGGCCGCCCCTACCGCGTCGATCCCAGGACGCTTGCTACCATCGGCTCCTACGATTTCGGCGGCGCGCTGAAGTCCGAGACGATGACCGCCCACGTGCGCATCGATGCCGCGACCGGCGAGCTGTTCTTCTATGGCTACGAGGCCGACGGGCAGGCTTCGGCCAAAGTTGCCTACTGCGTCGTTGCGCCCGACGGCACGCTCAAGTCCGAACAGTGGTTCGATGCGCCCTATTGCGCGATGATGCACGATTTCACGATCAGCGAGAACTACGCGCTGTTCCCGATCTACCCGACCACCTCGGACCTTGACCGGCTCAAGGCGGGCGGCGAGCATTGGCACCACGAACCCGAACTCGACTCGTGGCTCGGCGTCATGCCGCGCTATGGCGATGTGTCTGAAATCAAGTGGTTCAAGGGGCCCAAGGGCTGCCATTCGTACCACATGATGAACGCGTGGGAGGATGCGGACGGCCTGCTCCACTTCGACGCCTGCCTGAACAACACCAACGCCTTCGCCTTCATCCGCGAACCTTCGGGCATCCACATGGGGCCGCAGGACGTAGTCGGCGCGCTCACCCGCTGGACCGTCGATCCCAAGGCGGATGGCGGAGACGTCACCGAAACCCTGATCGGCCCTCCCGGCGATTTCCCGGTGATCCCTGCCAAGATGCAGGGCAAGCCTTACAAGTTCGGCTTCATGCTTTCGATGAACCCCGCGCTGCAGGGACCACCACTCTTCGCCGGTCCTGTCGGCGTCAGCTTCAACATGCTGCTCCGGCTTGACGGCATGGACACGCCCGCCCCGCAGGTGACCGGCGCGCTGCCGCTGCCGCCGATGGCCGGATACAACGAACCCGTCCACGTTCCTGCTGCCGATCCGGCGCATGACGGCTGGCTGGTGTTCATCGTCGACCAGCAGATCGGCGATAACCAGTTCCACCACGAGGCTTGGGTGGTGGATGCTGGCAACATCGGCGCAGGGGCCGTGGCCAAGGTGGTGATCCCCACGCGCCTGCGCCCGCAAGTCCACGGCTGGTGGGTGCCTCAGGCGCAGTTGGACGCGCTCTGA
- a CDS encoding CmcJ/NvfI family oxidoreductase gives MEALIAYSGRKFARPRYYANAHEKDEVEIVPVPMPMHDARAAATTIDREGFQILHHTSAVSDFADREQVACIHSQEIEQLVQAATGADYVHVGAPGLLRFSEKSGKAGSLNNSMPARFAHIDISDKTAAQFGERGANGRAFLRCAAYNVWRAISPPPQDVPLAFCDARSIAPADLIEAEAVFDEAGKPEWSFEGLVVAHNPAHRWHYFPQMTINEAVLFKTNDSDPARAHHVPHVAFDLPDCPADASPRISIEMRATAYWWA, from the coding sequence ATGGAAGCGCTGATCGCCTATTCCGGTCGCAAGTTTGCCCGCCCGCGCTACTATGCGAATGCGCACGAGAAGGACGAAGTCGAGATCGTGCCTGTACCCATGCCGATGCACGATGCGCGCGCTGCTGCCACGACCATCGACCGCGAAGGCTTCCAGATTCTGCACCACACCAGCGCTGTGTCCGACTTCGCCGACCGCGAGCAGGTCGCCTGCATTCACAGCCAAGAGATCGAGCAACTGGTCCAGGCCGCCACTGGTGCCGACTATGTCCACGTCGGTGCGCCCGGACTGCTGCGTTTCTCCGAAAAGTCGGGCAAGGCGGGCAGCCTTAACAACTCGATGCCTGCGCGCTTCGCCCACATCGACATATCCGACAAGACCGCCGCCCAGTTCGGCGAGCGCGGTGCCAATGGCCGCGCCTTTCTGCGTTGTGCGGCCTATAACGTGTGGCGCGCCATCTCCCCGCCGCCGCAGGACGTGCCGCTGGCGTTTTGCGATGCACGCAGCATTGCTCCGGCAGACCTGATCGAAGCCGAAGCTGTCTTCGATGAGGCGGGCAAGCCCGAATGGTCGTTCGAAGGGCTCGTCGTCGCGCACAACCCCGCGCACCGCTGGCACTACTTCCCGCAGATGACGATCAACGAGGCGGTCCTGTTCAAGACCAACGACAGCGATCCTGCCCGCGCGCATCACGTGCCGCACGTCGCCTTCGACTTGCCGGACTGCCCGGCCGATGCCTCTCCGCGCATCAGCATCGAGATGCGCGCGACGGCCTATTGGTGGGCCTGA
- a CDS encoding Gfo/Idh/MocA family oxidoreductase, with amino-acid sequence MRIALAGAGAFGEKHLDGLKKIDGVEITSIISRRADQAAAVAEKYGAKHSGTELEEALARDDVDAVILCTPTQMHAAQAIACMKAGKHVQVEIPLADSWADSEEVLRVQRETGKVCMVGHTRRFNPSHQYVHNKIVGGEFNIQQMDVQTYFFRRKNMNAKGEARSWTDHLLWHHAAHTVDLFAYQAGKIVKANAVEGPIHPELGIAMDMSIQLKSESGAICTLSLSFNNDGPLGTFFRYIGDTATYIARYDDLVNGKEEPIDVSKVDVSMNGIELQDREFIAAIREGREPNSSVAQVLDCYRVLGELEKQLAAG; translated from the coding sequence ATGAGAATCGCCCTCGCAGGCGCCGGCGCGTTCGGCGAAAAGCATCTCGACGGACTGAAGAAGATCGATGGCGTCGAGATCACCTCGATCATCAGTCGTCGTGCAGATCAGGCCGCTGCCGTGGCCGAAAAGTACGGCGCCAAGCATTCCGGCACCGAGCTGGAAGAGGCCCTGGCGCGCGATGATGTCGACGCCGTGATCCTGTGCACGCCCACGCAAATGCACGCCGCGCAGGCCATCGCCTGCATGAAGGCGGGCAAGCACGTTCAGGTCGAGATTCCGCTGGCAGACAGCTGGGCGGATTCGGAAGAAGTGCTGCGCGTTCAACGCGAGACCGGCAAGGTCTGCATGGTCGGCCACACTCGCCGCTTCAATCCTTCGCACCAGTACGTGCATAACAAGATCGTGGGCGGCGAATTCAACATCCAGCAGATGGATGTGCAGACCTACTTCTTCCGCCGCAAGAACATGAACGCCAAGGGCGAAGCGCGGTCATGGACCGATCACCTGCTGTGGCACCACGCCGCGCACACGGTCGATCTGTTCGCCTATCAGGCGGGCAAGATCGTCAAGGCCAATGCGGTCGAAGGCCCGATCCACCCCGAACTCGGCATCGCGATGGACATGTCGATCCAGCTCAAGAGCGAAAGCGGCGCGATCTGTACCCTGTCGCTCTCGTTCAACAATGATGGCCCGCTCGGCACCTTCTTCCGCTACATCGGCGACACCGCGACCTACATCGCCCGCTACGACGATCTGGTAAATGGCAAGGAAGAGCCGATCGACGTCTCGAAGGTCGATGTCAGCATGAACGGCATCGAACTGCAGGACCGCGAGTTCATCGCCGCGATCCGCGAAGGCCGCGAACCCAACAGCTCGGTCGCGCAAGTGCTCGACTGCTACCGCGTGCTCGGCGAACTGGAGAAGCAGCTTGCTGCTGGTTGA